GCAAGGATTTAAGCAAAGAACAGCGCCGGCAAATGGTTAAGGAAGCCCTGGCCAAGGTGGATATGTCCCACAGGGCCAAACATTTCCCGGCGCAGCTGTCCGGCGGCCAGCAACAGCGTGTTGCCGTCGCCCGCGCCATTGCCGGCAACCCCTCCATTATCCTGGCGGATGAGCCTACGGGTAACCTGGACTCGAAAAATGCCGAAGCGGTAATGCAGCTGCTGGATAAACTGCACGCCCAGGGCGCCACCATTTGCATGGTTACCCATGATCCCCGATCCGCCAAACAGGCCCGGCGCAATGTCGAACTGTTAGACGGCCAGATCATCGCAGATCACAGCACAGATAACGGTACGGCAGCCGCTTAAGGGGAGATTGAATATGATAATGCAGGATTTCAAATACGCATTGCGCCTTTTGGGCAAAAAACCCGGGTTTACCGTGTTAACCACCCTGGTAATGGCAACCGGGATAGGCTTAAGCCTGTACCTGTTCAGCTTCTTTAATACCGTTTTGTTTAAAGACCTGCCCTTTAAAAATAGCGGTTCCCTGGTGGTGGTTTCCAGCATGGAAAACCGGGTCAGGGACTTT
This genomic window from Thalassomonas viridans contains:
- a CDS encoding ABC transporter ATP-binding protein, translated to MSTCLIALEQVQKVFFTDEVETHALMNISLKINKGEYVSISGPSGCGKSTLLSLLGLLDTSSGGEYRLAGHDVSNISKKERASIRNKEIGFIFQSFNLISDLDVEENVELPLTYRKDLSKEQRRQMVKEALAKVDMSHRAKHFPAQLSGGQQQRVAVARAIAGNPSIILADEPTGNLDSKNAEAVMQLLDKLHAQGATICMVTHDPRSAKQARRNVELLDGQIIADHSTDNGTAAA